Within the Sulfurimonas sp. genome, the region AACTAAGATATGTAGCATAAAGTGCTCTCTCAAAGCCAGAAGCAACATTAGGAATAACTAAATTTGTTCTATTGTCTTTAAAACTATAAAGAAGTTCCTGTATTTGACCTAGTGTTTTTATATAAACTGTATCTATGTCAAAATATACCTGTTCACTTTTAAAGTTTAGTTTTTCTATAAAAGATTTTACAACATCATCTACATAAACAAGATTTAGTTCAGTAATACTGTTATTAACTTGTATATCTAAATTATTTGCTATATTGTAGCACCATGTAGAAATAACACTATTATAATTTGGTTTTGACCACTTTCCGAACACATTTGGCAGCCTATATATAAATATATTTGCGCCTGTATCTTGAGCATACTGTTGAAGTACTTTTTCTGCTTCTAACTTACTTTTTCCATAATCATTCTCAAGTGAAGTTTGAGTTGAAGATGTTATCAATATAGGAATATTTTTCTTCTCTTCTCTCAATACTTCTGTAATTTTTTTTGTAAAATTACTGTTACCTGTATAGAATTCTTCTATATCTTTTGGTCTATTTACACCAGCTAAATGAAATACAAAATCAACCTCTCTTAGATATGCATCTAAAATTGTCTCTGAATCTTCTTTTGAGAATAGATAAAGTTTATGTGACTCATCTCTTTCTAAATGAGTTATTAAATTTTTAGCGATAAAACCATTACTTCCTGTAATTAAAATTTTCATTTACACAATTCCAAAAGCTTTTAACTGTGGCTTAATCTCTCTAAGTTTTAAAAGCATATCTTTTAACTGTTCTTCACTCAATTGAGTTGTATTGTGGGAATGATATTCGTGAGCTTGTGTAATTACTTCTTCCCCATCATTAAAAAATTTATCATAATTTAAATCTCTAGTATCTGCCGGAATTCTATAGTATTCGTCCATGTCAACTGCATGAACCATTTCTTCTCTTGTTAAAAGTGTTTCATATAGTTTTTCACTATGCCTTGTCCCTATAACATTCACTTTATGTTCAGGTTTACCAACCATATTTTTTAAAGTATCTGCTAAAAGTCCTACTGTTGCTGCAGGTGCTTTTTGTACAAATATATCACCGGTTTTTCCATTTTCAAAAGCAAAAAGAACAAGTTCAACAGCATCGTCTAAACTCATCATAAATCTAGTCATATTAGGATCCGTAATAGTCAATGGTTTCCCTTCTTTGATCTGATCTAAAAATAATGGTATAACAGAACCTCTACTAGCCATAACATTACCATACCTAGTACACGCTATCATAGTTTGAGAATCATCTATATTTCTTGACTTAGCTACTGCAACCCTTTCCATCATAGCCTTACTAACACCCATAGCATTTATAGGGTATACTGCCTTGTCTGTGCTTAAGACTATCACCTTTTTTACATTTGCATTAATAGATACATTAAGTACATTCTCAGTACCAATTACATTTGTTTCCACTGCCTGCATAGGATAAAACTCACATGATGGAACTTGTTTTAATGCAGCTGCATGGAAAACATAATCTACCCCTCTCATAGCATCAACTATAGAGTTTACATCTCTAACATCACCGATATAAAATTTCAACTTTGGATTGTTGTATTGTTTCCTCATATCATCTTGTTTTTTCTCATCTCTAGAAAAAATTCTAATCTCTTTTATATCAGTATCTAAGAATCTCCTTAAAACTGCATTTCCAAATGAACCTGTACCACCTGTTATTAATAAAATTTTATTTTGAAACACTACCTACCCTTATTTTCCTATAATATTACAACTACTATTAGTTTCTAAAGCTAAATCTTTGACTATTAGCTCAGTTATATTTGATTT harbors:
- a CDS encoding polysaccharide biosynthesis protein; its protein translation is MFQNKILLITGGTGSFGNAVLRRFLDTDIKEIRIFSRDEKKQDDMRKQYNNPKLKFYIGDVRDVNSIVDAMRGVDYVFHAAALKQVPSCEFYPMQAVETNVIGTENVLNVSINANVKKVIVLSTDKAVYPINAMGVSKAMMERVAVAKSRNIDDSQTMIACTRYGNVMASRGSVIPLFLDQIKEGKPLTITDPNMTRFMMSLDDAVELVLFAFENGKTGDIFVQKAPAATVGLLADTLKNMVGKPEHKVNVIGTRHSEKLYETLLTREEMVHAVDMDEYYRIPADTRDLNYDKFFNDGEEVITQAHEYHSHNTTQLSEEQLKDMLLKLREIKPQLKAFGIV
- a CDS encoding NAD-dependent epimerase/dehydratase family protein, giving the protein MKILITGSNGFIAKNLITHLERDESHKLYLFSKEDSETILDAYLREVDFVFHLAGVNRPKDIEEFYTGNSNFTKKITEVLREEKKNIPILITSSTQTSLENDYGKSKLEAEKVLQQYAQDTGANIFIYRLPNVFGKWSKPNYNSVISTWCYNIANNLDIQVNNSITELNLVYVDDVVKSFIEKLNFKSEQVYFDIDTVYIKTLGQIQELLYSFKDNRTNLVIPNVASGFERALYATYLSYLSTDNFSYTLQGHEDERGTFYEILKTLDSGQFSLSTTAPGITRGNHYHHTKNEKFLVVKGEALLEYRHIVTGEKISYNVSDKKMEVIEMIPGYTHNIKNTGTEEMILLLWANEAFDRDNPDTYFLEV